The Corallococcus silvisoli genome contains the following window.
GGATTCCCCTGACCCCCAATGGGAAGATCGACTCGCGCGCGCTGCCCGCGCCAGAGCACCTGCTGACGGAGGCGGGCACCGCCTCCCTGGCGCCGCGCACGGGGACCGAGGAGCTCCTGGCCGGAATCTTCATGGAGCTGCTGGGGCTCGACCGGGTCGGCATCCACGACGACTTCTTCGACATCGGCGGCCACTCGCTCCTGGCGACGCGGCTGCTGGCGCGCATGCGCGACGTGTTCCAGGCGGACCTGTCCCTGCGAGACGTCTTCGAGTCACCCACGGTGGCGGGCCTCGCGGGCATCGTCGAGTCGCTCTTGCGTGGCGAACCGGAGCCCACGTTCGAGCCCATCCCCGTGGCGCCGCGCGAGGGCGGGCTGCCGCTCTCGTTCGCCCAGGAGCGGATGTGGCACCAGGACCGGGTGGCGCCCAACAGCCCCAACACCACCGTCGACGTGCTGCTGTGGCTGACGGGGCCCCTCGACGCCGGCGTGCTCTCCCGGGCGCTCGAGGAGATCGTCCGGCGGCACGAGGCCCTGCGGACCACGTTCACGCGGAGGGGGGAGCAGCCGGTGCAGGAGATCTCCGGGGCCGGGCCGGTGTGCGTGACGGCCGAGGACCTGGGAGCGCCAGCGGGCGCGTGGGAAGAGGCAGGGCGGCGGGTGGCGCAGCTGGCGCAAGGCGCCTTCGACGTCCGGGAGGGCCCGCTGTTCCGGGCCCGGCTGTTCCGGGTACGCCCCGAGGAGCACGGGGTGCTGCTGAGCATGCACCACCTCGTCTCGGATGGCTTCACCCGGGGCGTGCTCATCCGCGAACTCGCCGCGCTGTATGACACCTTCAGCGCCGGGCGGCCCTCCCCGCTGGAGCCGCTGGCGATCCAGTACACGGACTTCGCCGTCTGGCAGCGGGGCCTCCTGCGAGGAGCGTCCTGGGAGCGGCACCGGGACTACTGGACGAAGCAGCTGGCGGGAGCGCCCGCGCGGCTCGCGCTCCCAACGGCCTCCACGTCCCGGAGCGGAGGGCCCCGCCGCATGGCGGTCCACCCCTTCACGGTGCCGGAGGAGGCCGCCGCCAGGCTCCGGGAGCTGAGCCGGCGGCAGGGGGTGACCCTCTACATGGTGCTGCTCGCCGCGTGGCAGACGCTGCTCTCGCGGCTCACGGGGCAGGAGGACATCGTGGTCGCCTCGCCGATGGCGGGGCGGAGCCGGAGCGAGACCCAGGCGCTCGCCGGGCTCTTCGTGCACACGCAGCTGATGCGCACGGACCTGTCCGGGGACCCGCCGTTCCAGGAGCTCCTCGTGCGGGTCCGCGAGGGGGTGCTGGGGGCAGGCGCGCACCAGGACCTGCCGCTCGCGACGCTGGCTGGAGACCTGGAGCCGGGCGCCGCGCCGGGCTCCTGGCCCAGCGCGCAGGTGCTGCTCGTGGTGGAGAACGCGCTGCGGGAGCAGCCGAGGTTCGGGCCGCTGGTGCTGGAGCGGGTGCAGCGGCTGGGCGAGGACCGGAGCGAGGCCGCCAGCCACGAGCTCGCCCTACGGGTGGGGGTCACCACCGGCGTCCTGGAGGCAGGGCTCGAGTACAACACGGCGCTCTTCGAGCCCGCGGCGATGGAGGAGCTGGCCCGGCGCTGGCTGCGCCTGCTCGAGCGGATTGGCGAGGATGTCCAGCAGCGGCTGTCCGCACTGGCGTCGTGAACGGCGCGGCCTGGGAGAGTCCAGCATGAGTGAGTCGGGTTCAGACCATCCCAAGGCGCCGCCCTTCCCTGGGCCGGGGCCGCGCCGCAAGCCGGTGAAGCTCTCGGAGGAGTCGCTGGTCCGCGGCGGCCTCCTGCTGCCGGACCGGTCGCTGCCCTTCGCCGTGCAGCCCACCCTCCCGGGGATGCGCCTGCTGACCTATGCCACCGGCCACCGCGAGCTGCTGGACCCGGCGCTGGCCCGGCACGGCGCGGTGCTCTTCCGGGGGTTCAGCGGCCTGACCCCCGCCGGGTTCGAGCAGCTCATCGGGGAGCTCTCGGGAGCGCTGCTCGAGTACACGCACCGTTCGACTCCGCGCACCCGGGTCAGCGGGCGGATCTTCACCTCGACGGAGTACCCGCCGGAGCAGACCATCCCGCTGCACAACGAGCAGGCCTACGCCCGCGGCTGGCCGCAGCGCATCTACTTCTGCTGCATGCAGGCGCCGGCCCAGGCAGGTGAGACCCCGCTCGCCGACAGCCGCCGCGTGCTCGCGCGCATCAGCCCCGCGGTGCGGGAGCGGTTCCGTCGGACCGGGGTGATGTACGTGCGGAACTATGGGGAGCAGCTGGATCTCCCATGGCAGGAGGTGTTCCAGACGCACGACCGGCGTGAGGTCGAGGCCTACTGCCGTGCCATGGGCATCTCGGTGGAGTGGAGGGACGGCGGCCGGCTGCGGACCTCCCAGGTGGCGCAGGCCACGCTGACCCACCCGGTGACGGGGGAGGACGTCTGGTTCAACCAGGCGCACCTGTTCCACTTCTCCAGCCTGGAGCCGGCGGTGCGAGACGCGCTGCTGGCCGTGTTCGAGCCCGAGGAGCTTCCCCGGAACGCCTGCTATGGCGACGGGACGCCCATCGAGCCGCCGGTGCTCGAGGAGATCCGCGAGGCCTACCGCGCGGAGGAGGTGGTCTTCCCCTGGCAGGAGGGGGACGTGCTGATGGTGGACAACCTCCTGGTGGCGCACGGGCGCCGCCCGTTCACGGGACCCCGCAGGATCGTCGTGGGCATGTCCTCTCCCGGCGGCGCGGGTCCGGGGCCCGAGTCTCCTTCTTTCCAGGGCACCGCCGCGTGCCCGCCCACGAGGGACTGATGGCGGCTTCGACATTCGAGCGCGCTCGGCGCGAGATTCAGTACGCGTACGAGAAGGTCGCCTTCTTCCGCAAGCACATGGACGGGGCCGGGCTCGTCCCGGCGGACATCCGGGAGCCCGCGGACCTGCTGCGGCTGCCGCCGACGCAGAAGGTGGACTACCGCCGGAGCTTTCCCGTGGGCGTCATCGCGGCCGGGTACAACCTCCGGAGCCGTCACGTCCTGCGCTTCCAGAGCTCCGGCACGGAGGGGGAGCGGCTGGTCAGCGTCGTGTTCTCCTACGACCTCGCGCGCCGCCAGGCGACGTGCCTGGAGATCAACCCGCGGTTCGAGGCCCTCTGGAAGCCCGGGCTGCGCCTGCGCACGTGCCGCTACGCGGCGCCGAACTGCTCGGACGTCGAGTGCTCCAACCCGAACAGCGTGATGCGCGACCGCCTCCTGGCCGACGGCACGCTCGTGCTGCCCGTGTACCACGACCTGCTGACGACCCCGCCGGAGCTGGCGTCGAGGGCG
Protein-coding sequences here:
- a CDS encoding TauD/TfdA family dioxygenase codes for the protein MSESGSDHPKAPPFPGPGPRRKPVKLSEESLVRGGLLLPDRSLPFAVQPTLPGMRLLTYATGHRELLDPALARHGAVLFRGFSGLTPAGFEQLIGELSGALLEYTHRSTPRTRVSGRIFTSTEYPPEQTIPLHNEQAYARGWPQRIYFCCMQAPAQAGETPLADSRRVLARISPAVRERFRRTGVMYVRNYGEQLDLPWQEVFQTHDRREVEAYCRAMGISVEWRDGGRLRTSQVAQATLTHPVTGEDVWFNQAHLFHFSSLEPAVRDALLAVFEPEELPRNACYGDGTPIEPPVLEEIREAYRAEEVVFPWQEGDVLMVDNLLVAHGRRPFTGPRRIVVGMSSPGGAGPGPESPSFQGTAACPPTRD